Proteins encoded together in one Gaiella occulta window:
- a CDS encoding HD-GYP domain-containing protein, with translation MHGSTSRPGLAVWVATVVAAGSLIGATSVGPVAAVVWDAPLELFSLVVVTAALCVLASAAVVVVGMRDDTAEVGLLGGSLLGLSLLALAHGIAVPGVLYGPNTAVTATTLLSLPVAVAIASPLLASRTGPAQWVARRWRRWVAAWIALVVGVSALLLALPSAFGIPGPRHPATVAVAAASVLVMLTISYGQLRLYWVGELRATLVGALGFAFIGVTAIQWVGERPFSLGFWIVHLLDTVGVLAACGAVALGHRAERPVRDLLAPIVERDPLATLELGLAPVVRRFVAALDAKDPQTRDHVVRVAETAMRVGERLRVEPRRLRYLGLAALLHDVGKLTVDDAILKKPGRLTNDQYERIKRHTSDGEKLLLAARELAPAAGFVRSHHERVDGRGYPDGLSGEQIPLEARIIAASDAYDAIVHTRHYRDGLGKEAAASILEEHAGSQWDADVVAVLLAVVEEARASGSVFWRVGREPAAGIGHEACATCATCADALPVEVAELLAALSS, from the coding sequence ATGCACGGGAGCACGAGCCGGCCCGGCCTCGCGGTGTGGGTTGCGACGGTCGTCGCAGCAGGGAGCCTGATCGGAGCCACGAGCGTCGGCCCGGTGGCCGCCGTCGTCTGGGACGCCCCGCTGGAGCTGTTCTCGCTCGTCGTCGTGACCGCGGCGCTCTGCGTGCTCGCGTCGGCCGCGGTGGTCGTCGTCGGGATGCGGGACGACACGGCCGAGGTGGGCCTCCTCGGAGGTAGCTTGCTGGGCCTGTCGCTGCTCGCACTTGCGCACGGCATCGCCGTGCCGGGCGTCCTCTACGGCCCCAACACGGCTGTTACGGCAACGACCCTCCTCTCGCTCCCGGTCGCCGTCGCGATCGCTTCGCCGCTGCTCGCCTCGCGCACCGGCCCGGCGCAGTGGGTCGCTCGGCGCTGGCGCCGATGGGTGGCCGCCTGGATCGCTCTCGTGGTCGGCGTCTCCGCGCTGCTTCTCGCACTCCCGTCTGCGTTCGGCATACCGGGGCCGCGCCACCCGGCCACCGTCGCGGTGGCGGCGGCGTCGGTGCTGGTCATGCTGACGATCTCCTACGGCCAGTTGCGGCTGTACTGGGTGGGCGAGCTGAGGGCGACGCTGGTTGGAGCTCTCGGCTTCGCATTCATCGGCGTGACGGCGATCCAGTGGGTGGGGGAACGCCCGTTCAGCCTCGGCTTCTGGATCGTGCACCTGCTCGACACCGTCGGCGTTCTCGCGGCTTGCGGCGCCGTCGCGCTCGGCCATCGCGCCGAGCGGCCGGTGCGCGACCTCCTCGCTCCGATCGTCGAGCGGGATCCGCTCGCGACGCTCGAGCTCGGCCTGGCGCCGGTCGTGCGGCGCTTCGTCGCCGCCCTCGACGCCAAGGATCCCCAGACGCGCGACCACGTCGTCCGCGTCGCCGAGACGGCGATGCGCGTCGGCGAACGTCTCCGTGTCGAGCCTCGCCGGCTTCGCTACCTCGGCCTCGCCGCGCTCCTCCACGATGTCGGGAAGCTCACGGTCGACGACGCGATCCTGAAGAAGCCGGGACGTCTCACGAACGACCAGTACGAGCGGATCAAGCGTCACACGAGCGACGGGGAGAAGCTCCTTCTCGCCGCGCGCGAGCTCGCGCCCGCGGCCGGGTTCGTGCGCTCCCACCACGAGCGCGTCGACGGGAGGGGATACCCCGACGGCCTCAGCGGCGAGCAGATACCCCTCGAGGCGCGGATAATCGCCGCGTCGGACGCCTACGACGCGATCGTGCACACGCGTCACTACCGCGACGGGCTCGGGAAAGAGGCGGCTGCCTCGATCCTGGAGGAGCATGCCGGCAGCCAGTGGGACGCGGACGTCGTCGCTGTGCTCCTGGCCGTCGTCGAGGAGGCTCGCGCGAGCGGCAGCGTCTTCTGGAGGGTCGGACGCGAGCCGGCGGCCGGCATCGGCCACGAGGCCTGTGCCACGTGCGCCACCTGCGCCGACGCGCTGCCGGTCGAGGTCGCGGAGCTGCTCGCGGCGCTTTCGAGCTGA